One window from the genome of Haladaptatus paucihalophilus DX253 encodes:
- a CDS encoding IucA/IucC family protein produces MQTPTQDSNDIDIDSTDGSIEYEHLRDALAPGIWETVGRRLLAKMLAEFGYEELVVPRRTEDGYFHLGLSDGVEYRFEADDRLFDWRSVHPDSIERRESGDWEPATDPVRFLLDAQGTIGVSDMTAGHLIREYRNTMLADAHIEAKSRDGERDLTALDYAELEGEMTGHPWITYNKGRLGFGYDDYLDYAPERKQPVTLSWLGVSRERATFSAVSGLDHQSLVADELGDLYGAFRAKLEAKGLDPDDYYFLPVHEWQWDNSVVQLFADEIATNAIVPLGDGPDEYLPQQSIRTFVNVDELERHHVKLPLRILNTLVYRGLPGERTEVAPIVTEYIEGIYEDDEFLREECDLILPGEIAGLNYDHPDFSQLDGSAYQYDELLGCVWRESIYTFLDEDENAITLSSLMHVEDGTPYLESLVEESGLSMEAWLDELFETVLPPLLHYLYRYGTVFSPHGQNTMLVLKDGRPHRLAVKDFVDDVNVSDQPLPELQSLPGELRAVLRTEPPEGLCQFIFSGLFVCVFRYVADALETHSDYSEERFWLGVREAVEEYQAEFPELEDRFELFDLLRPEFTKLCLNRNRLLDYGYEDADGRPHASEHGTVPNPLYEVVDR; encoded by the coding sequence ATGCAGACCCCAACGCAGGATTCGAACGACATCGACATCGATAGCACCGACGGCAGTATCGAGTACGAACACCTTCGGGACGCACTGGCCCCCGGAATCTGGGAGACGGTCGGTCGGCGACTGCTGGCGAAGATGCTGGCCGAGTTCGGCTACGAGGAACTCGTCGTGCCCCGGCGAACGGAGGACGGCTACTTCCACCTCGGTCTGTCCGACGGGGTTGAGTACCGGTTCGAGGCCGACGACCGGCTGTTCGACTGGCGGAGCGTTCACCCCGACTCCATCGAGCGCCGGGAGTCCGGCGACTGGGAACCGGCGACGGACCCCGTTCGCTTCCTGCTCGACGCGCAAGGGACCATCGGCGTCTCGGACATGACCGCCGGACACCTGATTCGGGAGTACCGCAACACGATGCTCGCCGACGCCCACATCGAGGCGAAATCCCGCGACGGCGAGCGGGACCTCACGGCGCTCGACTACGCCGAACTCGAAGGCGAGATGACCGGCCACCCGTGGATAACCTACAACAAGGGTCGGCTCGGCTTCGGCTACGACGACTACCTCGACTACGCGCCGGAGCGGAAACAGCCCGTGACGCTCTCGTGGCTCGGCGTCTCCCGCGAGCGGGCCACCTTCAGCGCCGTCTCGGGACTCGACCACCAGTCGCTCGTCGCCGACGAACTCGGCGACCTGTACGGGGCGTTCCGAGCGAAACTCGAAGCGAAGGGTCTCGACCCGGACGACTACTACTTCCTGCCGGTCCACGAGTGGCAGTGGGACAACAGCGTCGTCCAACTGTTCGCGGACGAAATCGCGACGAACGCCATCGTCCCGCTCGGCGACGGTCCCGACGAGTACCTCCCACAGCAGTCGATTCGAACGTTCGTCAACGTGGACGAACTGGAGCGCCACCACGTCAAACTCCCGCTGCGCATCCTCAACACGCTCGTTTACCGCGGACTCCCGGGCGAGCGGACGGAAGTCGCGCCGATAGTCACGGAGTACATCGAGGGAATCTACGAGGACGACGAGTTCCTCCGCGAGGAGTGTGACTTGATTCTCCCCGGCGAAATCGCGGGGCTGAACTACGACCACCCCGACTTCTCGCAACTGGACGGGTCGGCGTACCAGTACGACGAACTGCTCGGCTGCGTGTGGCGCGAGAGCATCTACACGTTCCTCGACGAGGACGAGAACGCCATCACGCTGTCGTCGCTCATGCACGTCGAAGACGGGACGCCGTACCTCGAATCGCTCGTGGAGGAGTCCGGCCTGTCGATGGAAGCGTGGCTGGACGAACTGTTCGAGACGGTGCTCCCGCCGCTGCTTCACTACCTCTATCGCTACGGGACGGTGTTCTCGCCGCATGGCCAGAACACGATGCTGGTGCTGAAGGACGGCCGACCGCACCGCCTCGCGGTGAAGGATTTCGTGGACGACGTGAACGTCAGCGACCAACCGTTGCCCGAACTCCAGTCGCTCCCGGGCGAACTTCGGGCGGTTCTCAGGACCGAACCGCCGGAAGGTCTCTGCCAGTTCATCTTCTCCGGGCTGTTCGTCTGCGTCTTCCGCTACGTCGCCGACGCGCTCGAGACGCATTCGGACTACTCCGAGGAGCGGTTCTGGCTGGGCGTTCGGGAGGCCGTCGAGGAATATCAGGCCGAGTTTCCGGAACTGGAAGACCGCTTCGAACTGTTCGACCTGCTCCGGCCCGAGTTCACGAAGCTCTGTCTCAATCGAAACCGCCTCCTCGATTACGGCTACGAGGACGCCGACGGTCGTCCACACGCCTCGGAGCACGGCACGGTTCCCAACCCGCTGTACGAGGTGGTGGACCGCTGA
- a CDS encoding extracellular solute-binding protein — protein MTDRPTITRRRLLQGTATTGALALAGCTSGDDDGDAGSGEISSTGDDSTSTTDGTDSSGSKDLSGTMTIFHAGSLSAPFEDAEKKFESKYDVQVNREAKGSVGSTKKITNLGRSADVLAVSDYRLIPDMMIPKYAKWYAVFATNAMTIAYTDKSTGSDEISPDNWWEILGRDDVTFAHSDPAVDPNGYRSVMTMQLGAVPFDGEKLYDESTSKALIDKAKIPSGTETDLVGQLKSGELDYAWEYQSAGKSHDLKTVDLQPSVDLSKATSKYAKHYAKAEVETKNETYTGAPIAYGITVPSNAKNPDAGAAWVEYMITEPGQKMLKQNGFEPVKPAVVPKSGTDAVPKGVMNHAEAKSSLGPLEL, from the coding sequence ATGACTGACCGACCGACCATAACGCGACGGCGGCTTCTTCAGGGAACGGCGACGACCGGCGCGCTCGCCCTCGCCGGGTGTACGTCCGGCGACGACGACGGCGACGCCGGCAGCGGCGAGATAAGTTCGACGGGAGACGACTCGACATCGACGACCGACGGAACGGACTCGTCCGGTTCGAAGGACCTCTCGGGGACGATGACCATCTTCCACGCCGGGAGCCTCTCCGCGCCGTTCGAGGACGCCGAAAAGAAGTTCGAGTCGAAATACGACGTGCAAGTCAACCGCGAGGCGAAGGGGTCGGTCGGTTCGACGAAGAAGATAACCAATCTCGGCCGCTCCGCCGACGTGCTCGCCGTGTCCGACTACCGGCTCATCCCCGACATGATGATTCCCAAGTACGCGAAGTGGTACGCCGTGTTCGCCACCAACGCGATGACCATCGCGTACACGGACAAATCCACGGGGTCGGACGAGATTTCACCGGACAACTGGTGGGAAATTCTCGGCCGGGACGACGTGACGTTCGCCCATTCGGACCCCGCCGTGGACCCGAACGGCTACCGTTCGGTGATGACGATGCAACTCGGCGCGGTCCCGTTCGACGGCGAGAAACTGTACGACGAGAGCACGTCGAAGGCGCTCATCGACAAGGCGAAAATCCCGTCGGGAACCGAGACGGACCTCGTGGGACAACTGAAATCCGGCGAACTCGATTACGCGTGGGAGTACCAGTCCGCGGGGAAGAGCCACGACCTGAAGACGGTCGACCTCCAACCGTCGGTGGACCTCTCCAAGGCGACCTCGAAGTACGCCAAACACTACGCGAAGGCGGAAGTGGAGACGAAAAACGAGACGTACACGGGCGCACCCATCGCCTACGGCATCACGGTGCCGAGCAACGCGAAAAACCCCGACGCGGGAGCGGCCTGGGTCGAGTACATGATCACGGAACCGGGTCAGAAGATGCTGAAGCAGAACGGATTCGAACCCGTGAAACCCGCCGTCGTGCCGAAAAGCGGAACGGACGCCGTTCCGAAGGGCGTCATGAACCACGCGGAAGCGAAATCGTCGCTCGGTCCGCTCGAACTATAG
- a CDS encoding ABC transporter permease, whose amino-acid sequence MSDSNYEDGGYRAQPTAMLGRGSVVLAVLTVQAIAFGTLYVIGQPTLYVGVALGSAALLGWRANDGWFGVAAATFGVVLLLALGMPLVMFITRQNPSLIVEAARSSEVHTMLYLTIYGPLLATVASLVFGVPLAYLLARGFSGQAIVESLVDLPLVVPHSVAGILILFGFGRRGLFPGVSVLTTITGMVLALTFVSAPFAVNTTREAFETIDSRLEYAARSHGATPFETFRRIQIPLAYRGILTGGVLAWARGVSEFGAVAVVAYSVNFFYPFTGEETVAQHAPVYIFNTFTSAGLADASAVAFILLVMSAGIFLIVRLLTDTESGSVL is encoded by the coding sequence ATGAGCGATTCAAATTACGAAGACGGCGGGTATCGGGCGCAACCGACCGCGATGCTCGGTCGCGGGTCGGTCGTGCTGGCCGTCCTGACGGTGCAGGCCATCGCGTTCGGGACGTTGTACGTCATCGGCCAGCCGACCCTCTACGTCGGCGTCGCGCTCGGGAGCGCGGCGCTGCTGGGCTGGCGCGCGAACGACGGCTGGTTCGGCGTCGCCGCCGCCACGTTCGGCGTCGTCCTCCTGCTGGCGCTCGGGATGCCCCTCGTCATGTTCATCACGCGCCAAAACCCCTCCCTCATCGTCGAGGCGGCGCGTTCCTCTGAAGTCCACACGATGCTGTATCTCACCATCTACGGTCCGCTGCTCGCCACGGTCGCGTCGCTGGTCTTCGGCGTGCCGCTCGCCTACCTCCTCGCGCGCGGCTTTTCCGGGCAGGCAATCGTCGAGAGTCTGGTCGACTTGCCCCTCGTGGTTCCCCACTCGGTCGCCGGAATCCTCATCCTGTTCGGCTTCGGGCGGCGCGGTCTATTCCCGGGCGTGTCGGTGCTGACAACCATCACCGGGATGGTGCTGGCGCTGACGTTCGTGAGCGCGCCGTTCGCGGTCAACACGACCCGCGAGGCGTTCGAAACCATCGATTCTCGACTCGAATACGCCGCCCGGAGTCACGGCGCGACGCCGTTCGAGACCTTCCGGCGGATTCAGATTCCCCTCGCGTACCGGGGCATCCTCACAGGCGGCGTCCTCGCGTGGGCGCGCGGCGTCTCGGAGTTCGGCGCGGTCGCGGTCGTCGCCTACAGCGTGAACTTCTTCTATCCGTTCACCGGCGAGGAAACCGTCGCACAGCACGCTCCGGTGTACATCTTCAACACCTTCACTTCGGCGGGGCTGGCGGACGCGAGCGCCGTCGCGTTCATCCTGCTGGTGATGAGCGCAGGCATCTTCCTTATCGTTCGACTGCTCACCGACACCGAATCCGGGAGCGTGCTATGA
- a CDS encoding ABC transporter ATP-binding protein, with protein sequence MSFELDIGATFTTQGTDPFDLDAEFEVETGETLVVLGPSGSGKTLLLETIAGYHDHSGRVFFDGRDVTDDPPEERDFGFVFQDYALFPHLTVRENVAFGARYHPDALDAESVLADLGVAHLADRWPRTLSGGEAQRVALARSLAIRPEALLLDEPLSALDVPTREVLRDDLQDLIADVTSIYVTHNRTTARALADRIAVMRDGRIVQLGTVEEVFRRPATPFVAWFTGSNCLPATALSDEVVPQPSATHVAIRPEFVELDGAATNASLSATVGRVTPRDGDNRVTLSLGDEVLTAFSSRSLSPGETVAVSLPSDHRWAIEDGRPE encoded by the coding sequence ATGAGCTTCGAGCTAGACATTGGCGCGACGTTCACCACACAAGGAACCGACCCGTTCGACCTCGACGCCGAATTCGAAGTCGAGACGGGCGAAACCCTCGTCGTGCTCGGCCCCAGCGGGAGCGGCAAGACGCTTCTGCTCGAAACGATTGCGGGGTATCACGACCACTCGGGGCGCGTCTTCTTCGATGGGCGGGACGTGACGGACGACCCGCCGGAGGAGCGGGACTTCGGCTTCGTCTTTCAGGACTACGCGCTCTTCCCGCACCTGACCGTCCGGGAGAACGTCGCGTTCGGCGCGCGATACCACCCGGACGCGCTCGACGCGGAATCGGTCCTCGCCGACCTCGGGGTCGCGCACCTCGCCGACCGTTGGCCGCGGACCCTCTCCGGCGGGGAAGCCCAGCGCGTCGCGCTGGCGCGCTCGCTCGCCATCCGACCCGAGGCGTTGCTGTTGGACGAACCGCTCTCGGCGCTCGACGTGCCGACCCGCGAGGTGCTCCGCGACGACCTTCAAGACCTCATCGCCGACGTCACCTCGATTTACGTCACCCACAACCGGACGACCGCACGCGCGCTCGCCGACCGCATCGCCGTCATGCGAGACGGCCGCATCGTCCAACTCGGCACCGTCGAAGAGGTGTTTCGACGCCCCGCGACACCGTTCGTCGCGTGGTTCACCGGGTCGAACTGCCTTCCCGCGACGGCGTTATCGGACGAGGTGGTTCCCCAACCGTCCGCGACGCACGTCGCCATCCGACCCGAGTTCGTGGAGCTCGACGGCGCGGCGACGAACGCGTCGCTTTCGGCCACCGTCGGTCGCGTCACGCCGCGGGACGGTGACAATCGGGTCACGCTCTCGCTCGGCGACGAGGTGTTGACCGCGTTCAGTTCCCGGTCGCTGTCGCCCGGCGAGACGGTCGCCGTGTCGCTCCCATCGGACCACCGCTGGGCCATCGAGGACGGGAGACCGGAGTAG